The bacterium genome window below encodes:
- the amrB gene encoding AmmeMemoRadiSam system protein B, whose amino-acid sequence LLASARRRGMRCDLLDLRNSGDTAGDRSRVVGYAAFAFYEN is encoded by the coding sequence ACTGCTCGCCAGCGCCCGGAGGCGAGGCATGCGCTGCGATCTGCTCGATCTGCGCAACTCCGGAGATACCGCTGGCGATCGCAGCCGCGTCGTCGGCTACGCGGCGTTCGCTTTCTACGAGAACTAG
- the amrA gene encoding AmmeMemoRadiSam system protein A encodes MTTQVESTARRGAVLLRLARRVIESELGLGGERADDLEADWLDQPAATFVTLHLDGRLRGCIGSLGARRTLREDVTRNALAAAFEDPRFPSLTAEELASVSLEVSILAPAEPMQCSSEDELLKALRPGVDGLVLECGAHRSTFLPQVWESCREPRRFVAALKRKAGLASDFWSEEIRFWRYTVEKFGED; translated from the coding sequence ATGACGACCCAGGTGGAATCCACCGCCCGGCGCGGAGCGGTCCTGCTCCGGCTGGCGCGCCGAGTCATCGAGAGCGAACTGGGCCTCGGAGGCGAGCGGGCGGACGATCTCGAGGCCGATTGGCTAGATCAACCCGCCGCCACCTTCGTTACCTTGCACCTGGACGGCCGCCTGCGAGGCTGTATCGGCAGTCTCGGCGCCCGACGAACGCTGCGCGAGGATGTGACCCGCAACGCCCTTGCGGCGGCTTTCGAAGACCCGCGGTTTCCGTCGTTGACGGCCGAGGAGTTGGCGAGCGTGAGCCTGGAGGTTTCGATCCTTGCGCCCGCCGAGCCCATGCAGTGCTCGAGCGAGGACGAGCTTCTGAAGGCGCTGCGGCCCGGTGTCGACGGGCTGGTTCTCGAGTGTGGGGCGCACCGATCGACCTTCTTGCCGCAGGTCTGGGAGAGCTGTCGCGAGCCACGGCGTTTCGTGGCGGCGCTGAAGCGCAAAGCCGGCCTGGCGAGCGACTTCTGGAGCGAGGAGATTCGCTTCTGGCGCTACACGGTGGAGAAGTTCGGCGAAGACTGA
- a CDS encoding ABC transporter permease, with protein sequence MIGIAIGVTSVILLTSLGEGTRRYMVEQFSQFGTNIIAINPGKIDTGGIPGIFGGSTHKLTLDDSEALRRIPGIEDVVPFSFGMARVEAGGRGRSVFVYGITPEMDEVWRWTVRIGDFWPGGDPRQGFQQAVLGPKLKREIFSSENPLGKFVKIAGSRFRVVGVMESKGQMMGFDLDDAAFIPVTTAMRIFNQDELNEIDLTFAHGRKPEDVAEAIRLLLMERHGGKDDVTITTQAAMLETFGNIMNIITMAVGAIGGVSLLVGAIGILTMMWIAVGERTNEIGLIRSLGATRRQVELVFLTEAAVLAMLGGLLGIGAGLGLCALIRTAVPGLPVHTPAIFVFAAIAVSFLTGIASGVMPARRAARLDPVEALRAE encoded by the coding sequence ATGATCGGGATCGCAATCGGAGTCACCAGCGTGATCCTGCTTACTTCGCTGGGAGAGGGCACCCGGCGCTACATGGTGGAGCAGTTTTCGCAGTTTGGCACCAACATCATCGCCATCAATCCGGGCAAGATCGACACCGGTGGCATCCCGGGTATCTTCGGTGGCAGCACCCACAAGCTCACGCTGGACGATTCCGAGGCTCTGCGCCGGATCCCCGGAATCGAGGACGTCGTGCCGTTCTCCTTCGGCATGGCGCGCGTCGAAGCCGGTGGTCGAGGTCGCAGTGTCTTCGTCTACGGCATCACCCCCGAGATGGACGAGGTCTGGCGATGGACCGTGCGAATTGGCGACTTCTGGCCCGGAGGCGACCCGCGGCAGGGCTTCCAGCAGGCGGTGCTCGGCCCAAAGCTCAAACGCGAGATCTTCAGCAGCGAGAACCCGCTGGGTAAGTTCGTCAAGATCGCCGGCTCTCGGTTTCGTGTGGTCGGTGTCATGGAGTCCAAGGGGCAGATGATGGGCTTCGACCTCGACGACGCCGCCTTCATCCCGGTGACGACGGCGATGCGGATCTTCAATCAAGACGAGCTCAACGAAATCGATCTGACGTTCGCCCACGGCCGCAAGCCCGAGGACGTCGCCGAAGCGATTCGGCTACTGCTCATGGAGCGTCACGGCGGCAAGGACGACGTCACGATCACCACCCAGGCAGCGATGCTCGAGACCTTCGGCAACATCATGAACATCATCACGATGGCGGTGGGCGCCATCGGCGGGGTCTCGCTTCTGGTCGGCGCGATCGGCATCCTCACGATGATGTGGATCGCGGTCGGCGAGCGCACCAACGAGATCGGGCTCATCCGCTCGCTCGGCGCGACCCGACGTCAGGTCGAGCTCGTCTTCCTCACCGAGGCGGCGGTCCTCGCGATGCTCGGCGGCCTGCTTGGAATCGGAGCCGGCCTCGGTTTGTGCGCGCTCATCCGCACCGCCGTCCCAGGACTGCCGGTCCACACGCCCGCGATCTTCGTTTTCGCGGCCATCGCCGTCAGCTTTCTGACCGGCATCGCGTCCGGGGTGATGCCGGCGCGCCGAGCCGCCCGACTGGATCCGGTCGAGGCTCTCCGCGCCGAGTGA
- a CDS encoding FtsX-like permease family protein codes for MRWRDVLRFAAGSLKGHGLRTALSLLGVMIGVSAVVILTALGEGARRYVIDQFAGLGTNLLIVMPGKTETSGSFGFGGVPNDLTLDDALAIEREIRSVHKVAPVTVGTEEVSTGDRRRQMPVFGTTRSYLEIRDLEMARGEFLPAEEMFRGGAELVLGSKAARELFGAADPIGEILRVGGWRFRVIGVLAEGGVNVGVNFDDIAIVPVRTGMRMLNRSSLFRVVAQVHAHSDLDIAKESILGLVTERHEEEDITILTQDAVVATFSQILDTLTLVVGAIAAISLSVAGIGIMNVMLVSVSERTREIGLLKAIGASGPQILAAFLTEATFISAAGGLLGLAVGWLAVALLVQLYPALPASPPLWAVAAAFGLSVAVGTVFGFLPARRATRLDPVTALSRR; via the coding sequence ATCCGGTGGCGCGACGTGCTGCGCTTCGCGGCCGGTAGCCTGAAGGGACACGGTCTGCGTACGGCGCTGAGCCTGCTCGGGGTCATGATCGGCGTGAGCGCGGTCGTGATCCTGACGGCTCTGGGCGAAGGCGCTCGGCGCTACGTCATCGACCAGTTCGCGGGACTGGGCACGAATCTCCTGATCGTCATGCCCGGCAAGACCGAGACCTCGGGCTCGTTCGGGTTCGGGGGCGTACCGAACGACCTGACTCTCGACGACGCTCTGGCGATCGAGCGCGAGATCCGCTCGGTCCACAAGGTCGCGCCCGTCACCGTCGGGACCGAGGAGGTCTCTACGGGCGACCGCCGGCGCCAGATGCCGGTTTTTGGAACCACCCGATCGTACCTCGAGATACGTGACCTCGAGATGGCCCGAGGCGAGTTCCTGCCGGCCGAGGAGATGTTCCGCGGCGGAGCCGAGCTCGTACTCGGCTCCAAGGCAGCCCGCGAGCTCTTCGGCGCCGCCGATCCAATCGGAGAAATTCTTCGGGTCGGTGGCTGGCGCTTTCGTGTGATCGGCGTGCTCGCGGAAGGAGGCGTGAACGTCGGCGTCAACTTCGACGACATTGCCATCGTGCCGGTTCGCACCGGCATGCGCATGTTGAATCGCTCTTCCCTATTTCGAGTCGTGGCGCAGGTCCATGCCCATTCCGATCTAGATATCGCCAAGGAGTCCATCCTCGGCCTGGTCACCGAGCGACACGAAGAAGAGGACATCACCATCCTGACCCAAGACGCAGTGGTTGCGACCTTCTCCCAGATTCTCGACACCCTGACGCTGGTGGTCGGAGCGATCGCGGCGATCTCATTGTCCGTCGCCGGTATCGGCATCATGAACGTGATGCTGGTTTCGGTGTCGGAGCGCACGCGAGAGATCGGGCTCTTGAAGGCGATCGGCGCGTCCGGCCCGCAGATTCTCGCGGCCTTTCTGACCGAGGCGACCTTCATCTCGGCCGCCGGAGGGCTGCTCGGTCTCGCGGTCGGCTGGTTGGCAGTCGCCCTCCTGGTTCAGCTCTATCCGGCGCTGCCCGCGAGCCCGCCGCTCTGGGCCGTTGCCGCCGCCTTCGGCCTCTCGGTCGCCGTCGGCACGGTCTTCGGATTCCTGCCGGCGCGCCGTGCGACCCGGCTGGACCCCGTGACCGCTCTCAGCCGCAGATAA
- a CDS encoding ABC transporter ATP-binding protein, with amino-acid sequence MIRLRGIDRTFEVGEEKVHALVDINEEIQSGEHVAIMGPSGSGKSTLLNILGCLDRPSGGTYELEGRAVGNLSTRELTEVRRHRIGFVFQFFHLVPRLTAAENVELPMIFAGIPRAERRQRVAESIEAVELSNRADHQPEQLSGGERQRIALARATIMKPSILLADEPTGNLDTKSGNVILDLLDKMNDAGLTLLVVTHDLKVAQRADRIVVLVDGKIAKRVRGDQLDEILAILTET; translated from the coding sequence ATGATCCGGCTGCGAGGAATCGACCGTACCTTCGAGGTCGGCGAGGAGAAGGTCCACGCGCTCGTCGACATCAACGAGGAGATCCAGTCCGGAGAACACGTCGCGATCATGGGTCCCTCCGGTTCGGGCAAATCGACGCTGCTCAACATTCTCGGCTGCCTCGATCGCCCATCGGGCGGGACCTATGAGCTCGAGGGCCGAGCGGTCGGGAATCTATCGACCCGAGAGCTGACCGAGGTCCGTCGCCATCGCATCGGATTCGTTTTTCAGTTCTTTCATCTGGTGCCGCGGCTGACGGCTGCCGAGAACGTCGAGCTTCCGATGATTTTCGCCGGCATTCCACGAGCCGAGCGACGACAGCGAGTCGCCGAATCGATCGAGGCGGTGGAGCTGTCCAATCGCGCCGATCACCAGCCCGAGCAGCTCTCCGGAGGCGAACGTCAGCGCATCGCGCTCGCCCGCGCGACGATCATGAAGCCGTCGATTCTGCTCGCCGACGAGCCCACCGGCAACCTCGACACCAAATCGGGCAACGTGATCCTGGATCTACTGGACAAGATGAACGATGCCGGGCTCACGCTTCTGGTCGTGACCCACGACCTCAAGGTAGCCCAGCGCGCCGATCGCATCGTTGTCCTCGTGGACGGCAAGATCGCCAAACGCGTACGCGGCGATCAACTCGACGAGATTCTGGCCATCCTCACCGAGACCTGA
- a CDS encoding efflux RND transporter periplasmic adaptor subunit, whose amino-acid sequence MGVVALIWILRLTVLAPEPLKVRVERVAKGRVEATITNSRAGTVTARHRARLSPEVGGQVLALPFREGDRVSKGDIILELDARTQEANLVLRQRELEAARAEENRACVSSERARREMERVQRLAKDQIVSIDLLDQAESAHSAADAACTAASAQTARARAAVSLTRTELSKTFLRAPFDGVIAELTVEVGEWTTPSPPALPIPAVLDMIDPSSIYISAPMDEVDSARIRAGQQVRVTIDSHRGREFAAKITRVAPYVLDIQEQNRTVEVEAELEDSDFASTLLPGTSADLEVILETRDEVLRIPTAALIEGNKAMVLNEGTLHERDLEVGIRNWNFTEVLNGLAEGELVVVSLDQADIEDGAKAEAVSDTDET is encoded by the coding sequence GTGGGCGTAGTCGCTCTGATCTGGATCCTACGCCTGACCGTGCTGGCGCCCGAGCCTCTGAAGGTTCGCGTCGAGCGAGTCGCGAAGGGTCGGGTCGAAGCGACGATCACGAACTCGCGAGCCGGTACCGTCACGGCTCGCCACCGCGCCAGGCTGTCGCCCGAAGTCGGGGGCCAGGTCCTGGCCTTGCCCTTTCGCGAGGGCGACCGGGTCTCGAAAGGCGACATCATCCTCGAGCTCGACGCCAGGACCCAGGAAGCCAACCTCGTCCTGAGACAGCGCGAGCTCGAAGCGGCGCGAGCGGAGGAAAACCGCGCCTGCGTGTCGTCGGAGCGCGCCCGACGCGAAATGGAGCGAGTCCAGCGCCTGGCCAAAGACCAGATCGTTTCGATCGACCTGCTCGACCAGGCCGAGAGCGCACACTCTGCCGCCGACGCCGCCTGCACCGCCGCCTCGGCCCAGACCGCCCGCGCGCGCGCGGCGGTATCTCTAACCCGAACCGAGCTTTCCAAGACCTTTCTTCGGGCGCCGTTCGACGGCGTCATTGCCGAGTTGACGGTCGAGGTCGGCGAGTGGACCACGCCCTCGCCGCCGGCGCTGCCGATCCCGGCGGTGCTCGACATGATCGACCCGTCCTCGATCTACATTTCCGCGCCGATGGACGAGGTCGACTCGGCCCGCATTCGAGCAGGCCAGCAGGTTCGGGTCACGATCGACTCGCACCGAGGTCGGGAGTTCGCGGCCAAGATCACCAGAGTCGCCCCCTATGTGCTCGACATCCAGGAGCAGAACCGCACCGTCGAGGTCGAAGCCGAGCTCGAGGACTCTGACTTCGCCTCGACGCTTCTTCCAGGTACTTCGGCCGACCTGGAGGTGATTCTCGAGACTCGAGACGAGGTCCTGCGCATTCCGACCGCCGCGTTGATCGAGGGCAACAAGGCGATGGTGCTCAACGAGGGAACCCTGCACGAGCGTGATCTCGAGGTCGGCATTCGAAACTGGAACTTCACCGAAGTCCTGAACGGTCTCGCCGAGGGCGAGCTCGTGGTCGTGTCCCTGGATCAGGCCGATATCGAGGACGGTGCCAAGGCCGAGGCGGTATCCGACACCGACGAGACGTGA